GTCGTCGTATAGACCGCAGGCCGGGTCTTCGTACTTGCCAATGTTATCCGTTACACCGTTCGTCACTAGACTCTTGTACAAAGTCGCAGCACTATGATGAAGAGTATGGGCGACGTGACCGACAGTAACCTGACGACTGGGTCGTAATCATATGAGGAGACGAACGACAGTCTCGGTATCGATACACATCTCTGAGACACACCACTACTTCGACTGTTAGAACCGATAAGACTCCCTTCGAAAGGGACGAGGGCGTGAGACACACCACTACTTCTGGTGCAACCTCCCATAGGAGAGGCTGAATAGCAAGAAAACGCTATGCCGGCAATACATGCTTTTAACAAAGGATTCATTACTAGATTCAAAGAGAGCTCAAACTAAGCTAACTCAGAATACAGATTAACAGTCGAAGTTGTGGTGTGTCTATGAGCATAGCTAAGGTTCCGGTCAACAAATAATTTAAAATTATATAGCCGAAATAAATAATCAACGGGTGGGGAAATACTTATGGATTGCTCATCATGTATGGTCGGTATGGAGAAACCATTTAGTGGTACTTTCAAGAATACCGATAGTAATCTATTCGATGACGAACTCACGGATAATATCTTTGAGAACAGAAAGTACCTATCTACTGAATGGCGCCCAGAAAAAATCCTTCAACGAGATGAAGAGGTTTCACAATACATTGATGCCCTCAAACCAGCACTACTCAACCAGAACCCAACCAATATTTTCGTGTATGGGAAAACGGGGGTTGGTAAGACGGCTGTCTCGAAAAAGATTATAGCGGACCTTGCAGCAAAGGGTGCTGAGTTAGAGATCAATGTGACTACTGCTTATCTGAATCTGGAGGACCGTACATCTACCTACCAAGCGACGGTTGGTATTCTTAATGCGTTGTTACCTGCTGATAGGCAAATTCCGGAATCTGGGTACAGTCAGAGTGTAATCAACAATATGCTGTGGGATCGAATGGATGAGATTGGGGGTGTGATATACGTCATCTTGGATGAAATTGATTCACTTGATGGAGATGATGGTATTCTCTACCAGATACCACGGGCGGTTGAAGAGGGAAAAGTCACAGATGCCAACCCGGGCCTGATTGGGATTAGTAATAATCTCAAATTCCACAAGAATCTGCGTCCAAAAGTTCGCGACAGCCTCTGTGAATGGGAGATTAGATTCAGTACATACAACGCTAACCAACTTCACGCGATTCTTGCTCAGCGTGCCAAAAAAGCCTTTGAACCGGGTGTTATTGATGACGCAGCAATCTCCCTAGCGGCGGCACTGGCAGCACGGGACTCTGGAAGTGCTCGTCAAGCGATTAGGTTATTGAAATCTGCTGGCTCCTTAGCTGATGCAGCCGGTGATACAAACGTAACCGAAAGTCACGTCGAGTCGTCGTTTGAAGATTTACAAAGTACTGAAATGCTTGAGGAGCTCAAAGATAGTACCAGGATCACACGCAACGATAACATTGCTCTTTGGTCTCTCTCA
Above is a genomic segment from Haloferax sp. Atlit-12N containing:
- a CDS encoding Cdc6/Cdc18 family protein yields the protein MEKPFSGTFKNTDSNLFDDELTDNIFENRKYLSTEWRPEKILQRDEEVSQYIDALKPALLNQNPTNIFVYGKTGVGKTAVSKKIIADLAAKGAELEINVTTAYLNLEDRTSTYQATVGILNALLPADRQIPESGYSQSVINNMLWDRMDEIGGVIYVILDEIDSLDGDDGILYQIPRAVEEGKVTDANPGLIGISNNLKFHKNLRPKVRDSLCEWEIRFSTYNANQLHAILAQRAKKAFEPGVIDDAAISLAAALAARDSGSARQAIRLLKSAGSLADAAGDTNVTESHVESSFEDLQSTEMLEELKDSTRITRNDNIALWSLSMLTEHQNGSWFSTSEVRAIYNQVRSKNGDPIVSQRAVLDHLNDLYMLGFIDKRTLNKGRGGGSFNQYQLDLDVGLILSLYDDPGYTWIPSCVSFDT